Proteins encoded together in one Cyanobium sp. WAJ14-Wanaka window:
- the recG gene encoding ATP-dependent DNA helicase RecG, producing the protein MAAGHLHSQELLGAQPLNDWLKTLQQALQLEADRGFTNLQGRQERFNSFMVRCLGDGPPLAGLQLTASELRPEVAAALLRLGELGAAFQAYESQSLSRRQTLVRQSRERLHQLRQVLQPPSPVGPPRLRLPEHINGPAKGAGGTNSWGNLDPDAPLAEIKGVGPKTATRLAQLGLFVVRDLVHYYPRDYLDYGNLVRIMQLEPGRTATIVATVRRSNAFASPRNPNLSILELHLADITGKIRVSRFFAGKRFSTPAWLKGQQRLFPPGATVAVSGLVKETPYGPGFTDPLMEVLESPNAPVQSESIGRLLPVYGLTEGLGADRLRSALSSVLPLVRGWTDPLPEAIKLAQGLIGRSEALQLIHQPKDQVNLQASRRRLIFDEFLLLQLGLLQRRHQLRQRPAPVLSIAPGRDALVQRFLELLPFALTGAQERVLAEIRQDLLRPQPMARLVQGDVGSGKTVVALASLLSAIEAGCQGALMAPTEVLAEQHFQKLAEWLPQLHVTTALLTGSTPAARRRELLQDLVNGQLQLLVGTHALLEDPVQFARLGLVVVDEQHRFGVRQRNRLLAKGLQPHLLTMTATPIPRTLALSVHGDLDVSQIDELPPGRQPIKTLMLKGGRREQAYGLVREQVNLGQRAYVVLPLVDESEKLDLRSAVEVHRQLRDEIFPDLRVGLLHGRLNSADKQAAIGAFARGETQVLVSTTVVEVGVDVPEASVMVIEHAERFGLAQLHQLRGRVGRGAAASYCLLINDSSNPQARQRLDVLVRTSDGFEIAEMDLRLRGPGQVLGTRQSGLPDLALASLTDDGEVLELARQVAQQITSQDPELTSHQGLAGALADQRRRHIEQASRLN; encoded by the coding sequence TTGGCTGCAGGACATCTCCACAGCCAAGAACTCCTAGGTGCCCAGCCGCTAAACGATTGGCTTAAAACCCTTCAGCAGGCCCTCCAACTGGAGGCAGATAGGGGCTTTACCAATCTCCAGGGGCGGCAGGAGCGATTTAACAGCTTCATGGTCCGCTGCCTTGGCGACGGTCCGCCGCTGGCTGGGTTGCAATTAACCGCATCGGAGCTAAGGCCTGAGGTCGCTGCGGCGCTCCTGCGCCTAGGGGAGCTGGGTGCAGCATTTCAGGCCTATGAATCCCAGTCTCTTTCGAGGCGCCAGACCCTGGTGCGCCAAAGCCGGGAGCGGCTGCACCAGTTGCGCCAGGTCCTGCAGCCCCCATCCCCAGTTGGGCCGCCAAGGTTGCGCCTGCCCGAGCACATAAATGGCCCAGCCAAGGGAGCGGGGGGCACGAACTCCTGGGGCAACCTTGATCCCGATGCCCCCTTGGCAGAGATCAAGGGCGTCGGGCCAAAAACAGCCACTCGGCTAGCCCAGCTTGGTCTGTTTGTAGTCAGAGATTTGGTGCACTATTACCCGCGCGACTATCTCGACTACGGCAATTTGGTCAGGATCATGCAGCTGGAGCCAGGCCGTACCGCCACCATCGTCGCCACGGTGCGGCGCAGTAATGCATTCGCCAGCCCCCGCAATCCCAACCTCTCGATCCTGGAGCTCCATCTCGCCGACATCACAGGCAAAATCCGGGTCAGCCGCTTTTTTGCGGGCAAGCGTTTCTCCACACCAGCCTGGCTAAAGGGTCAGCAACGGCTGTTTCCCCCCGGGGCCACCGTGGCCGTAAGTGGCTTAGTCAAGGAAACCCCCTACGGCCCTGGTTTTACCGATCCCCTGATGGAGGTGCTGGAGAGTCCCAATGCTCCAGTGCAGTCGGAAAGTATCGGCAGGCTTCTGCCGGTCTACGGCCTCACCGAGGGGCTGGGGGCCGATCGACTGCGCTCAGCCCTTTCCTCAGTGTTGCCCCTGGTGCGGGGCTGGACAGATCCCCTGCCAGAGGCCATTAAACTGGCCCAGGGCCTGATTGGCAGGTCGGAGGCACTCCAACTAATCCACCAGCCAAAAGACCAGGTAAATCTGCAGGCCAGCCGTCGCCGCCTGATCTTTGACGAATTCCTATTGCTCCAACTCGGCCTGCTGCAGCGCAGGCACCAGCTGCGCCAGCGGCCGGCCCCAGTCCTGAGTATTGCCCCTGGCCGTGATGCCCTCGTCCAACGTTTTCTCGAGCTGTTGCCCTTTGCCCTCACCGGCGCCCAGGAAAGGGTGCTGGCCGAGATTCGCCAGGATCTGCTGCGACCCCAGCCCATGGCCCGGCTGGTCCAGGGGGATGTGGGCAGCGGTAAAACCGTCGTGGCCCTGGCCTCGCTCCTCAGTGCCATTGAGGCCGGTTGCCAGGGGGCACTGATGGCGCCCACGGAGGTGCTGGCGGAACAGCACTTCCAGAAACTGGCGGAGTGGCTGCCCCAGCTCCATGTGACAACAGCCCTGCTTACGGGATCAACGCCGGCTGCCCGCCGCCGGGAATTGCTTCAGGACCTAGTCAATGGCCAGCTCCAACTCCTGGTGGGCACCCATGCCCTGCTGGAGGATCCGGTTCAATTTGCCCGCCTTGGTTTGGTGGTGGTGGATGAGCAGCACCGCTTTGGGGTGCGCCAACGCAACCGGTTGCTGGCCAAGGGCCTCCAGCCCCATCTGCTGACCATGACCGCCACACCCATACCGAGGACCCTGGCCCTTTCAGTTCATGGCGACCTGGATGTGAGTCAAATAGACGAACTACCGCCAGGTCGCCAGCCAATCAAGACCCTGATGCTCAAGGGCGGAAGACGGGAGCAGGCCTATGGCCTGGTTAGGGAGCAGGTGAATCTGGGTCAGCGGGCCTACGTGGTTTTGCCGCTGGTGGATGAATCGGAAAAGCTTGACCTGCGATCGGCCGTGGAGGTGCACCGCCAACTGCGTGATGAGATATTCCCGGATCTCAGGGTGGGCCTGCTACACGGCAGGCTGAATAGTGCCGATAAACAGGCGGCCATTGGCGCCTTTGCCAGGGGCGAAACCCAGGTTTTGGTTAGTACCACCGTGGTGGAGGTGGGAGTGGATGTGCCAGAGGCCAGCGTGATGGTGATCGAGCACGCAGAGCGCTTTGGCCTGGCCCAATTGCACCAATTGCGGGGCCGGGTGGGCCGGGGCGCAGCCGCCTCCTACTGCCTATTGATCAACGACAGCAGCAATCCCCAGGCCAGGCAACGACTTGATGTCCTGGTGCGCACCAGTGATGGCTTTGAAATCGCCGAAATGGATCTGCGCCTTAGGGGACCTGGCCAGGTTTTGGGAACCCGCCAATCTGGCCTGCCAGATCTCGCCCTTGCCAGCCTCACCGATGATGGGGAAGTCCTGGAGTTGGCCCGCCAGGTGGCCCAGCAGATCACATCTCAGGATCCCGAATTGACCTCCCATCAGGGTTTGGCCGGGGCCCTTGCCGACCAACGCCGGCGCCACATTGAACAGGCCTCAAGACTCAACTGA
- a CDS encoding M15 family metallopeptidase — protein sequence MANAPNVRPWHQVEIAESGEPLIDIPSQFHRLEPHPYQSLGAPYGRGLSPFRLRQGVVQRLLAAQAQLQSHHPDWRLAIFDGWRPVEVQAFMVEHAFQTECASRGLGLQSSPAALDAVRAEIGRFWAPASEDPLSPPPHSTGAAVDLTLAEIDGRPLTMGGDIDAIGSISEPNHYGTMAITNPESPEGQWHRQRQLLAAAMASAGFAQHPNEWWHFSHGDQLWAWRSKQPMACYGRAPA from the coding sequence ATGGCAAATGCCCCAAATGTCAGGCCCTGGCACCAGGTTGAGATAGCCGAAAGTGGGGAACCGTTAATTGATATCCCCAGCCAATTCCACCGGCTTGAACCCCACCCCTATCAATCCCTTGGTGCGCCCTATGGCCGGGGCTTAAGTCCCTTTCGGCTTCGCCAAGGGGTGGTGCAAAGGCTGCTTGCCGCCCAGGCCCAATTGCAATCCCACCATCCAGATTGGCGATTGGCGATTTTTGATGGTTGGCGCCCGGTGGAGGTACAGGCCTTCATGGTGGAGCATGCGTTTCAAACGGAATGCGCTAGCCGCGGCCTGGGCCTGCAAAGCAGCCCAGCGGCACTCGATGCGGTGAGAGCGGAGATTGGGCGCTTTTGGGCACCGGCCAGCGAAGATCCCCTCAGCCCCCCACCCCATAGCACTGGGGCTGCGGTTGATCTCACCCTGGCTGAAATCGATGGCCGACCTCTCACGATGGGGGGCGACATCGATGCGATTGGTTCGATTTCCGAACCAAACCACTACGGCACCATGGCGATAACCAATCCGGAATCTCCTGAAGGCCAGTGGCACCGGCAGAGGCAATTGCTTGCGGCCGCCATGGCCTCGGCTGGTTTTGCCCAACACCCCAATGAGTGGTGGCATTTCAGCCATGGGGACCAGCTGTGGGCCTGGCGCAGTAAACAACCCATGGCCTGCTACGGCAGGGCTCCTGCCTAA
- the rpsB gene encoding 30S ribosomal protein S2 → MAVVTLAEMMEAGAHFGHQTRRWNPKMSRYIYCARNGVHIIDLVQTAVCMNNAYKWTRSAARSGKRFLFVGTKKQASEVIALEATRCGASYVNQRWLGGMLTNWTTMRARIDRLKDLERMESSGAIAMRPKKEAAVLRRELERLQKYLGGLKNMRRLPDVVVLVDQRRESTAVLEARKLDIPLVSMLDTNCDPDLCDVPIPCNDDAVRSVQLVLGRLADAINEGRHGSNEQGRDDDA, encoded by the coding sequence ATGGCTGTCGTAACTCTCGCCGAAATGATGGAGGCTGGTGCCCACTTTGGGCACCAAACTCGCCGCTGGAACCCGAAGATGTCGCGCTACATCTACTGCGCGCGCAACGGTGTCCACATCATTGACCTCGTGCAAACCGCCGTTTGCATGAACAACGCCTACAAGTGGACCCGCAGTGCCGCCCGCAGCGGCAAGCGTTTTCTGTTTGTCGGCACCAAGAAGCAGGCCTCTGAAGTGATTGCCCTGGAGGCCACCCGCTGTGGTGCCTCCTATGTGAATCAGCGCTGGCTGGGCGGCATGCTCACCAACTGGACCACAATGCGGGCCAGGATTGATCGCCTCAAAGATCTGGAGCGCATGGAGAGCTCCGGTGCCATCGCGATGCGTCCCAAGAAGGAAGCTGCCGTGCTGCGCCGGGAGCTGGAGCGCCTCCAGAAGTATCTCGGTGGCCTGAAAAACATGCGCCGCCTGCCTGATGTGGTGGTGCTGGTTGACCAGCGCCGAGAGTCGACCGCCGTGCTCGAGGCCCGCAAGCTCGACATTCCCCTGGTGTCGATGCTCGACACCAACTGTGATCCCGACCTCTGCGATGTGCCCATTCCCTGCAACGACGACGCCGTTCGTTCCGTGCAGTTAGTGCTGGGTCGCCTGGCCGATGCGATTAACGAAGGCCGCCATGGCTCCAATGAGCAGGGCCGCGACGACGACGCCTGA
- the tsf gene encoding translation elongation factor Ts, with translation MAEISAKLVKELRDKTGAGMMDCKKALSENGGDTTKATEWLRQKGIATAEKKAGRTAAEGSIGSYIHTGARVGVLVEVNCETDFVARGEAFQELLRNVAMQIAACPNVEYVSVDEIPAAVSDREKKIEMGRDDLDGKPEQMKVKIVEGRIGKRLKELALLDQPYIKDSTINVSELVKQVAGKVGENIQVRRFTRFTLGEGIEVEKMDFAAEVAAMGGAS, from the coding sequence ATGGCTGAGATTTCAGCGAAATTAGTAAAAGAGCTGCGCGACAAAACGGGCGCAGGAATGATGGACTGCAAAAAAGCCCTGTCCGAAAATGGCGGGGATACCACCAAGGCCACCGAATGGCTGCGCCAAAAGGGCATTGCCACTGCGGAGAAGAAGGCTGGCCGCACCGCCGCTGAGGGCTCCATTGGCAGCTATATCCACACCGGTGCACGGGTTGGCGTGCTGGTCGAAGTCAACTGCGAAACCGACTTCGTCGCCCGTGGCGAGGCCTTCCAGGAACTGCTGCGCAATGTGGCGATGCAGATTGCGGCATGCCCCAACGTGGAATATGTCTCCGTAGATGAGATTCCAGCAGCGGTCTCCGATCGCGAGAAGAAAATCGAGATGGGCCGCGACGACCTAGACGGCAAGCCCGAACAGATGAAGGTGAAGATCGTCGAAGGCCGCATTGGCAAGCGGCTGAAGGAACTGGCCCTGCTGGACCAGCCCTACATCAAGGACAGCACCATCAACGTTTCCGAATTGGTCAAGCAGGTGGCGGGCAAGGTGGGAGAAAACATCCAGGTGCGTCGCTTCACCCGCTTCACCCTGGGAGAGGGGATTGAGGTTGAGAAAATGGACTTCGCCGCTGAGGTTGCCGCCATGGGCGGCGCTTCTTGA
- a CDS encoding glycosyltransferase family 2 protein: MFISVVIPTYNRLPILQKCLAALENQQIGAPIDGYEVVLVDDGSTDATVDWLTQSAHELPHVRLIKQSHGGPAQGRNRGVEHAQGDVIVFIDSDLVVEDDFLLAHARGLERQWQKQANRLCFTYGAVINTANFASPSSEPHKLRDLSWAYFATGNVAIDRQLLERSGLFDPRFHLYGWEDLELGERLRRLGVVLVRCPEAVGYHWHPALGLEQIPDLIRVEQERSKMALVFFRKHPTWRVRFIIQYTRLHFLLWELLTLGGLLNERSLRPLLGWLIRRGQASWAMELLRLPLNRIGVRAIYRQAKAASPTI; this comes from the coding sequence ATGTTCATCAGCGTTGTCATACCCACCTACAACCGCCTGCCAATACTCCAGAAGTGCCTGGCGGCTCTAGAAAACCAGCAGATTGGGGCACCCATCGATGGGTACGAGGTGGTGCTCGTCGACGACGGTTCCACCGACGCCACGGTTGATTGGTTGACCCAAAGCGCCCACGAGCTTCCCCATGTGCGCCTGATTAAGCAGAGCCACGGCGGACCAGCCCAGGGCCGCAACAGGGGGGTGGAGCATGCCCAAGGCGATGTGATCGTCTTTATAGACAGCGATTTGGTGGTGGAGGATGACTTCCTGCTGGCCCATGCCAGGGGCCTTGAGCGCCAATGGCAGAAGCAGGCCAACAGGCTCTGCTTTACCTACGGGGCGGTGATCAATACCGCAAATTTTGCTTCCCCCAGCAGTGAACCCCACAAGCTGCGTGACCTTTCCTGGGCCTATTTCGCCACTGGCAATGTGGCCATTGATCGCCAGCTTCTAGAGCGCTCCGGCCTTTTTGATCCGCGCTTTCACCTCTATGGCTGGGAAGACCTGGAATTGGGGGAACGACTGCGCCGCCTAGGAGTTGTGCTGGTGCGATGCCCAGAGGCGGTTGGTTATCACTGGCACCCAGCCCTGGGCCTGGAGCAAATTCCAGATCTGATCCGGGTCGAGCAGGAACGATCAAAGATGGCCCTGGTCTTCTTCCGCAAACACCCCACCTGGAGGGTGCGGTTCATCATCCAGTACACCCGTTTGCACTTTCTTCTGTGGGAGCTCCTCACCCTTGGCGGACTGCTCAATGAGCGCAGTTTGAGGCCCCTACTGGGGTGGTTGATTCGCCGCGGCCAGGCCTCCTGGGCCATGGAGTTGTTGCGACTGCCCCTCAACCGCATAGGAGTGCGGGCCATCTACAGGCAGGCAAAGGCGGCTAGCCCCACCATTTGA